The Streptomyces racemochromogenes DNA segment CCGGCTCTTCCCGCTCTCGCGGCCCGGTCCCCGGGACGAGGCCCGCCAGCCGCCCGACCAGTTCCCCGAACGGCCCGTCGGCCGGCTCGTCCGCGAGGATGCGTACGAGGATCCCCGCCATCTCCGCGTCGTACGCGGCGCTCACCGCCGCCAGCGCCGCGAAGTCGTGCACCAGCTGGAGTTCCAGCTCGGCCCGCGGGATCCGCCGCCCGTCGAGCCACAGCAGCGCCGTGGACTCGGCCAGCGACACCCAGGACCGTACGACGAGTTCCAGCCGGGCCGGCGGGTCCTGCACGCCGATGTGCACGAGGATCTGCTCGTACGCGGCCTGCCGGACCTCGTCGATCATCGCGTTGGCCCGGCTGCTGCCCGCCGCCGGTCCGCCGCGCAGCAACGCCGAGAAGCCGGGGCCGTGTTCGTCGACGAAGGCGAAGTAACGGCCCATCACCCGCAGCAGCCGGGGCCCCAGCGGGCCCTCCTGCGGCTCGACGAACCGCGCCGCGAGTTCGTCGGCGGCCCGGCGCAGCGCGGCCTCGTACAGGCTGAGCTTGCCGGGGAAGTAGTGGTAGACGAGCGGGCGGGATATCCCGGCGGCCGCCGCGATCTCGTCGATGGACACGTCGTCGGGGGAGCGGTTGCTGAACAGCTCCAGGGCCACCCCGATCAGCTGCTGCCGCCGCTCCTCGACACCCATCCTGCGTCGCACCCCGGTTGTCATGCCGACACCCTACTTCCCGGGCGGGGGTGGGCCGTACGGGTGAAGGCGCCCCGCTACAGGTCCAGTACGAGCCGGTCCGAGTCCGCGCGGGAGACGCACAGCAGCATCGAGTCGGCGCGTTCCCCGTCGGTGAGGAGATCGTCGCGGTGGTCCACCCGCCCGGAGAGGACGCGGTGCCGGCAGGTCCCGCAGAAGCCCTGCTGGCAGGAGTACGGGGTGGCGGGCAGCACCCGGCGCACCGCCGCCAGCGCGGACTCGTCCGCCGCGACCTCCACGGCGGTGCCGGTGCGGGCGAGTTCCACGGTGAAGGGCTTCGCCTCGGCGGGGGCCGCCGCCGCGAAGCGTTCCAGCCGGACCGCGTCCGGGTCGGGGACGGTTTCGGTGACGGCCCGCATCAGGGGTTCGGGGCCGCAGCAGTAGACCAGGGTGCCGGGCCGGATCCCGGACAGCGGGGCCAGGTCGGGCAGGCCCGTCTCGTCCTCGGCCGCGATCGTCACCCGGTCCCCGTAGGCGGCGAGTTCGGGCAGGAACGGCATCGAGGTGCGCGAGCGGCCCCCGTACAGGAGGGTCCAGTCGGCGCCGTCCGCGGTGGCGGCGCGGAGCATGGGCAGGACGGGGGTGATGCCGATGCCGCCCGCGACGAAGGCGTACGAGGGCGCGGGCTCCAGCTCGAACCGGTTGCGCGGCGGCCGTACCCGCACCTCCGTGCCCTCCAGGAGGCGTTCGTGTGCCTCGCGGGATCCGCCGCGGCCGTCGGCGACGAGCCGGACGGCGATGGTCCAGCGGCCGGCCTCGGCCGGGTCGCCGCACAGCGAGTACTGGCGCACCAGGCCGGAGGGCAGCGTCAGGTCGACGTGGGCGCCCGGGGTCCAGGACGGCAGCTCGTCGGACTCCAGCACCAGGCGCAGCACGCCCTCGGCCGGCTCGGTGCGGGAGGTGATCCGGGCGTGCAGGGTCCGGCGGGGCGAGTACCCGGACACCGGGTCCTCCAGCGCGGGCAGCGGCCACAGGGGGGAGCGGCCGATCCGCTTGAGCAGTGCGCGCCGGGTCAGGACGGCGGCCCCCGCCACCGCCGTGACGGCCAGGGCCCGCCTCACGGCCGCACCCCGCTGTTGGCGCCGGGCGAGGAGGCCAGGTAGGCGACGGCCTGGGCGGTGGAGCCCTCCTGGGAGGGGTGGTAGGTGCGGGAGAGGTAGGTCGGGATGGACCGGGCCATCGCCCCGGCCGAGGGCAGCACGCCGTTGCGGCCGGCCCGCAGGAACTGCCCGTAGGAGGCCTTGGCGCCGGGGCGGTGGGGGTCGTTCTCCACGAAGAAGCGGGCGCCGCGCTGCCAGAGGAAGAGCAGGGCGGCGAAGGCGCTGGCCCAGGTCCGCACCCGGCGGCGGTAGCTGCCGTCGAGGTGCATGAAGAGGTCGAAGGCGACCGAGCGGTGCTCGACCTCCTCCGCGCCGTGCCAGCGCAGCAGGTCCAGCATCATCGGGTCGGCGCCGCGCCGGTCCAGCTCCTTCGCGTTGAGCACCCAGTCGCCGAGGAAGGCGGTGTAGTGCTCGATCGCGGCGATCATCGCGACCCGCTCCATGAGCCACCAGCGGCGGGCCCGGCCCGGGGGGAGGGTCCGGTCGCCGAGGAGCTTCTCGAACATCCAGTCGACCTGGGCGGTGTAGGGGGTCGGGTCGAGGCCGAGGCGCTTGAGGTGGGGGAGCACGTCGTCGTGCGCGGCGGCGTGCATCGCCTCCTGCCCGATGAAGCCGATGACGTCCGCCCGCAGCCGCTCGTCCGTGATGAGCGGGAGCGCCTGCTTGTACACGTGCACGAACCAGCGCTCACCGGCGGGCAGCAGCAGGTGCAGCACGTTGATGGTGTGCCCGGCGAAGGGCTCGCCGGGCAGCCAGTGCAGCGGGGTGTCCTCCCAGGAGAAGGACACGTCGCGGGGTGCGAGGTCTATGTGTTCCGACGCCACGGGGGCGGGGGCGGGCGGCCTATTAGACATGGCGTCAATGTACTGACGGGTACCCGCCAGGAAAACCCCTCGGCACCACCGAATCCCGCGGGGGCGCGGGGAACTGCGCGCCCAGCCACGGAGGACCCGCAGCCGACACGCAACGCACCGCACCCCGCCCGGCAAACCTAGCGGAGCGCCCCGGCCTTGCTGCCGTCCGTCAGCTTCCCCGACAGGTCCACCTGTGCCCCCTCCGGCGCCTTAAGCGCCAGCCGGTTGCCGTTCGCGCTCCCGCTCACCCCCGCGCCCGACGCCGACAGCGAGGCGAACTGCGCACTGCCCGCCGCCAGTACGTACCACTGCCCGGCCCGGGACTTCCACAGCACCCCGGCCAGCACCCGCGGCTCCCGCGTCCCGCACGCCGGGGAGCCCTCCGCCTTGGCCGCCTGCGCCGCCAGCGGCGCGCCCGGGGCCAGGAACTGGGCCTGCACCCGGTCCGCCGTGCCCCGCCAGGTCTCGGCCCGGCTGCACAGCCAGGTCGCCGTCCCGTCCCCCTCGGGCAGCGGCTGCTTCGCGTACGTCCAGGCGTTCACCGACCGCACCCCGTGCGAGCGCACCGAGGGCAGCAGGCAAGCCGTCTTCGACCACTCGCCGAGCTCCGCCGCCTCCGTGACGTCCCGCGCGGCGCCCGGCGCGCCCGAGGTCAGCCGGGCCGGGGTCAGCTCGCCCAGGTCGGTCACCAGCCGGGTGGCGCCGTCGCCGGTCAGGGACAGCGCGCTCCAGCTGGTGCAGTCGCCGCTCGGGGCGGGACCCAGCACCGGCGGGGTCACCCCGTCCGGGGTGAGCTTCAGCGCGGCCGGCTCCTCGCCGGGCTTGAGCAGGTCGCGCAGGGCGGCCGCGGTCACCCAGGGGGCCGTCAGGTAGCGGACGTTGCCGTCGACCCGGCTCAGCACCAGCGCCGTCGCCGTGTCGGCCGTGGCCCCGTCGGTCCGGGCGAAGTCGAGGGCGGCGCCCGCCGTCCCGTTGCGCGGCTCGGCGTACCGGACCACGCGCAGCCCGTCGTACAGCAGGACCACCACGGCCTGGTCGACGGTGCCCGCGAAGAGCAGCTGCGGCGGGCCCATCGGCGGCCCCGACGGGGTGCCCGGCGTCGCCGAGACCACCACCTCCCTGCCGGGCCGGGCCCACACCGCGAGCGCCCGGCGCAGCAGCTCGGCGTCCTGGGCGCGGTCGCCGCGCGCAGGCCAGGCGGAGTAGTCCGTACGGGAGGACGTACGCCACACCGTGGGCGCCACCCGCAGCAGCTGCCCCGGGTCCAGGGCCTGTTCGGCCGCCGCGTTGCGCGCGTACGGCGGGGCGGAGGGCCCGTCGGAGCCCCAGCCGCCGCCCGGCAGCGCCAGCAGCGTCCCGCACACCGCGAGCGCGGCCGCCGCGGCCAGCCCGGCCCGCGCGAGCCGGCGCCGCCGCAGCAGGTCGGTGGGCCGGGCCTGGAGCACGCACGGGTCGAACTCGGGGGAGGAGAACAGGCCGTCGTGCGCCGGATCCCCCGACTCCGCGACCGCCGCCGCCGGGTCGGCGACCCCGGCCTCCGCGAGCACCCGCAGCACCTCCGGCCCGTCCAGCCCCTCCAGCGCCCGCAGGACGCAGGCCGCGCGGCCCGGGCCGTTGAGGGTGGCGAGCCACTGGTCCAGCGCCAGCTCCTCGGCCCCGCCCGCGCGCGGGAACAGCCGCAGCCCCCAGACCTGCGGCAGCAGCGCGGGCAGCTGCCCGCGCAGCGGGAGCGCCTTGAAGGTCAGCGGGATCCCCGCCTCCAGGGCGGAGCGCAGCACGCGCAGCCGGACGTACGCGTACCCGGACTCGGGCCCGCCCAGCCCGCCGCGCTGCGCCGGTACACCGCCCTGCACGGCCGCCGGTTCGGCACCCCGCCGCCCGCGCGGCAGCGCCCGCTGGGTCAGCGAGTGGGCGGTGAGCACCCGCCGGTTGCGGCCCAGGGAGGGCGGGAGCACCAGGTAGGCCAGCCGCACCAGCCGCGGGTAGTGCTCGACGATGGCGGCCTCGGCCTGCTCGACGTCGGGGGGCAGGGGGCGGGTGGCGGTATCCGGCGCAGTCACGTTCAGCAGAACGAGCGAATCGTCGGATGGTCACCCGTCTTCGCGCACCCGTTCGGGCGAATTTCGGGTTTCGAGGTGTACGTGCCGAGTTGCCGGGATTACCGGACAACGCGATCACGGGATCACGGGATCAGGCGATGAGCTTCGCCCGCAGCGCCGCCACGGTCTCCTCGGATACGCCGAGGCCCTCGTGCACGTACTTCTCCATCGAGCCGTACCGGACGCGGACCTCGTCCAGGCCCGCCTCCAGGTAGGAGGGGAACACGCCGATCAGCGCCAGGGCGATGTCCGGGTCCCCGCCCGAGGCGGTGAAGCCCTCGATCAGCGGGGCGAAGGCCTCCTTCACCGCCGGATTCAC contains these protein-coding regions:
- a CDS encoding TetR/AcrR family transcriptional regulator, which gives rise to MTTGVRRRMGVEERRQQLIGVALELFSNRSPDDVSIDEIAAAAGISRPLVYHYFPGKLSLYEAALRRAADELAARFVEPQEGPLGPRLLRVMGRYFAFVDEHGPGFSALLRGGPAAGSSRANAMIDEVRQAAYEQILVHIGVQDPPARLELVVRSWVSLAESTALLWLDGRRIPRAELELQLVHDFAALAAVSAAYDAEMAGILVRILADEPADGPFGELVGRLAGLVPGTGPREREEPGD
- a CDS encoding PDR/VanB family oxidoreductase, translating into MRRALAVTAVAGAAVLTRRALLKRIGRSPLWPLPALEDPVSGYSPRRTLHARITSRTEPAEGVLRLVLESDELPSWTPGAHVDLTLPSGLVRQYSLCGDPAEAGRWTIAVRLVADGRGGSREAHERLLEGTEVRVRPPRNRFELEPAPSYAFVAGGIGITPVLPMLRAATADGADWTLLYGGRSRTSMPFLPELAAYGDRVTIAAEDETGLPDLAPLSGIRPGTLVYCCGPEPLMRAVTETVPDPDAVRLERFAAAAPAEAKPFTVELARTGTAVEVAADESALAAVRRVLPATPYSCQQGFCGTCRHRVLSGRVDHRDDLLTDGERADSMLLCVSRADSDRLVLDL
- a CDS encoding metal-dependent hydrolase, whose product is MSNRPPAPAPVASEHIDLAPRDVSFSWEDTPLHWLPGEPFAGHTINVLHLLLPAGERWFVHVYKQALPLITDERLRADVIGFIGQEAMHAAAHDDVLPHLKRLGLDPTPYTAQVDWMFEKLLGDRTLPPGRARRWWLMERVAMIAAIEHYTAFLGDWVLNAKELDRRGADPMMLDLLRWHGAEEVEHRSVAFDLFMHLDGSYRRRVRTWASAFAALLFLWQRGARFFVENDPHRPGAKASYGQFLRAGRNGVLPSAGAMARSIPTYLSRTYHPSQEGSTAQAVAYLASSPGANSGVRP